DNA from Daucus carota subsp. sativus chromosome 1, DH1 v3.0, whole genome shotgun sequence:
TGGTGTGGTAGAGCCATTGGTGGCAAAGTTTATGGTCGCTAAGTACATTCGAACCTATCGAACATGATTTTGAGGGGCGCATTCAATCGATTTTAATGGATCgttattttaatggattgcagtttgattttaattttgcgTGGATTATTGATAAAATGCAGCAGATTTGATGAGATTtaaacacaaaatttcaaaatctcatgaattttatTACGAtttcaaaagacttaaaatacATCAAAGAATCTCacaaaatcccaattgaataccttaggatttcaaaaaatcacaatcGAATACACTCAGATTTTATGAATGgaaaaataatgttttaaaatcccaatttaaTACACCTCTCTTAATTTTTATCTCCTTGAAAAACTAGCTACATCGGGGGAATGTGATCGAAAACTGTCCGCAACACACCAAATCACatttgaaaaatgatttttaattttcacaGTGCGATTGCgttttgaatttttcacaaactGATGTGGTGCGATTCAAATCGTACCACATCatgatattataacatatataaatatattagtaattgtcaaataaaattatattataaatacatttataatatttatatttatattttgtaaatatttgttaaattttttcaaatgatagttaattattattttacagaTCTcgcattattattatatcaaatttttacaaaatgATTATATCACATGTCTCTTAGTACtcacatttattattatatttgcactttcttttttattattttggtaGTTGTTATAGTtctaaaatgataaatatcatacaaatttatcatcaaaaaagttctaattattatttttaatattaattaaaactaTTCAGTCTTGAGCATACAAATCGCACCGCACCAAACCATATTTTTGTGATGGTGTTTACGCGGTTTTTCTGCTAACGCGGTATAGTTGTGGCTTGAATTTTCAACCAATTCGCATGTGTAGTTTGGTTCATAGTTTTAGAAAAAGAATGTATCGCTCGCACCGCATCGCATTTTTGTGATGTGATTTACGCGATTTTTATGTTAGTGCGGTACGTGCGGTTTGAATTTTCAACCAAATCGAATATCAGTTTGGTTAGTGATTTTAGTGAATATATATTGAATGTATAAATGATAAAACgaattatgatatatattgaatgtacaaattataaaatagtTGCGAGACTTTCTTCtcaaatatcttaaatattGTGATGAATGATTACATGTTTTAttataaatcatttaaaattaaaaaataaatttagaaatattaatttcaaaaagtattttattcaattaataATCTTGAAGTTGGTGTAAGGATTGTAATGATTTCATatgatgaataatattttaaaaattaataaaatattatagacatacCAAGTCGTATGCGTCTTGCgagaaaagtaaataaaaacTTGCTCGGTTTCAACTTTCAACTGCATCAGAATTCAGAGGGTATATATGTACAAGTAAAATTGATTTGCATATCAAACCGCCTGTTTAAAAACAAGATAAAAGGGGCTAGTATGTCGCGGCTTCAGTTTTAGGGTTCTCATTCTCACTCTTTCAGATCTCGGAGCAGTCGGTACGGTCACTTCGGCTTATTGACATCCATAAACTTCCGTAAGTATACtggttgatatatatttttatatcacAATATCATTATTCTGTGCACATATACTTACATACACGCAcacatatattgatatattgttTAAACCCTAGATTCTATGTTTTGATTCGATTTTGGGGTTTCTGATTGTGATTATTGTGTTTATGTGTTAAACAGATTTGTGGGGTTTTCGGGGGTTTGAGCCAAGGAGATTTCGTGGGTTAAGTGTTTGAGGAATTGTCTGACAGAGATTAGGTGTTATTTTGGTGATTTTGAGGTATGGCGAATTTGGGGGGTGGTGCGGAAGCGCACGCTCGGTTTAAGCAGTATGAGTATAGGGCTAATTCGAGTTTGGTGTTGACGACGGACTCGAGGCCTAGGGATACTCATGAGCCTACTGGGGAACCTGAGTCATTATATGGGAAGATTGATCCTAAGAGCTTTGGGGATCGGGCGTTTAGGGGGAAACCTGCTGAGCTTgaggagaagatgaagaaagctaagaagaagaaagagaggGAGCCGTTGGATGCAGAGGCTGTGCCTAGGCAGAGTAAGAGGAGGAGGCTGCAGGAGGAGAGTGTTTTGACGACGACGGATGAAGGGGTTTATCAGCCAAAAACAAAGGAGACTAGGGCGGCTTATGAGGCTATGCTCAGTGTTATTCAACAGCAGTTAGGTGGGCAGCCTTTGAATATTGTGAGTGGGGCGGCGGATGAGATTTTGGCTGTTTTGAAGAATGACACGTTTAAGAATGTGGATAAAAAGAAGGAGATTGAGAAGTTGTTGAATGAGATACCGAATGCTATGTTTGATCAGCTGGTGTCAATTGGGAGGCTTATTACGGATTATCAAGATGGGGGTGGTGATGCTGCTGGGACTGGTGGTGCTGCAGACGGGGATGATGCTCTTGATGATGATGTGGGTGTAGCGGTTGAGTTTGAGGAGAATGAAGAGGAGGAGGAAGAGAGTGATCTTGATATGGTAcaggatgatgaagatgatgaggatgatttAGCAGATGGGCATGGATCAGGAGCTATGCAGATGGGTGGTGggattgatgatgatgaagggaTGGAAGCAAATGAGGGAATGACGTTGAATGTTCAGGACATTGATGCTTATTGGCTTCAGAGGAAGATTTCTCAGGCTTATGAGCAGCAGATTGATCCACAGCAGAGCCAAAAGCTTGCAGAAGAGGTATTGAAGATCCTAGCTGAAGGTGATGATAGAGAAGTTGAAACCAAGTTATTGGTGCATCTTCAGTTTGATAAGTTTAATCTCATCAAGTATTTGTTGAAGAATCGGATGAAAATAGTGTGGTGTACCCGTCTGGCGAGGGCAGAAGACCAAGAGGAAAGGAAAAAAATTGAAGAGGAAATGACGCAGTTGGGCCCAGACTTGGCTGCTATTCTGGAGCAGCTGCATGCTACCAGGGCAACTGCaaaagagagacaaaagaaCTTGGAGAAAAGCATCAGGGAAGAAGCTCGCAGGTTGAAGGATGAGAGTGGAGGTGATGTGGACCGGGGTCGAAGGGGTATATCAGATAGAGATGCAGATGGTGGGTGGTTGAACGGTCAGCGTCAGTTACTTGATCTGGAAAGCCTTGCATTTAACCAAGGTGGTCTTCTGATGGCCAATAAAAAGTGCGAGCTTCCTCTGGGTTCTTATAGGAACCACAATAAGGGATATGAAGAGGTTCATGTACCAGCTTTGAAACCAAAACCGCTTGCTGAGGGTGAAAAGCTGATTAAGATATCTGAAATGCCAGACTGGGCTCGACCAGCTTTTGAAGGAATGTCCCAGTTGAATAGGGTTCAGAGCAAAGTTTATGACACAGCTCTGTTCTCTGCTGAAAATCTTTTGCTCTGTGCTCCTACAGGAGCTGGTAAGACAAATGTTGCAATGCTTACAATACTTCAGCAAATTGCATTGAATAGGAATGCAGATGGTTCATTCAATCACAGCAACTACAAGATTGTTTATGTGGCTCCAATGAAAGCACTGGTGGCAGAAGTTGTTGGGAATCTGTCTAACCGTTTGAAGCAGTATGATGTTAATGTGAAGGAGCTGAGTGGAGATCAGACATTGACTCGCCAGCAAATTGAAGAAACTCAGATAATTGTCACGACGCCAGAAAAGTGGGATATCGTAACCAGAAAATCAGGTGATCGCACTTACACACAGCTTGTGAAACTTCTAATAATTGATGAGATCCATCTTTTACATGACAACAGAGGACCTGTATTGGAGAGCATAGTTGCAAGGACTGTTAGGCAGATTGAGACAACAAAAGAGCATATTCGGCTTGTTGGGTTATCTGCTACACTCCCCAATTATGAGGACGTGGCTCTGTTCCTTCGAGTTGATTTAAAGAGAGGTCTCTTTCATTTTGACAATAGTTATCGACCTTGCCCTTTAGCTCAACAGTATATTGGTATCACAGTAAAGAAACCATTGCAGAGGTTTCAGTTGATGAATGATGTATGTTATGAGAAGGTAATTGGTGTAGCTGGTAAGCATCAGGTCCTCATTTTTGTGCACTCGAGGAAAGAAACTGCAAAAACTGCTCGCGCCATACGAGATTCAGCACTAACCAATGACACTGTTAGCAGATTTTTGAAAGAGGAAAGTGCCACTCGTGAAATTCTACGCGAGCATACTGAGCTTGTTAAGAGCAGTGATCTCAAGGATCTTTTTCCATATGGATTTGCTATCCATCATGCAGGTATGAACAGGGGTGACCGGCAGCTTGTTGAGGAGCTGTTCGCTGATGGTCATGTACAAGTACTGGTTTCTACAGCAACTCTTGCTTGGGGTGTTAATTTACCTGCCCATACTGTCATCATTAAAGGAACCCAGGTATACAATCCTGAAAAAGGAGCATGGACTGAACTAAGTCCTCTGGATGTCATGCAGATGCTTGGTCGAGCAGGTAGGCCTCAATATGATACTTATGGAGAGGGAATAATAATAACTGGACATAGTGAATTGCAGTATTATCTTTCTTTAATGAATCAACAGCTTCCCATTGAGAGCCAGTTTGTGTCCAAACTGGCTGATCAACTTAATGCAGAGATTGTGCTCGGTACTGTGCAGAATGCCAAAGAAGCCTGCAACTGGCTTAGTTATACATACCTGTATGTTCGCATGTTACGTAATCCTACTTTGTATGGTTTGGCTCCTGATGCTTTGAGTAAAGACTTGTTACTAGAAGAGAGAAGAGCTGATCTGGTAAGCATAACAACTTTTGGCTCCATCTTTTAtcttctttgttttattttttgaattattctcttgGTTTTCTTATAGATGCACTGTTTCGTAAATACATGCCATGCCAGTTGATACTATGTGCTTGTATAAGATAGATCTTGTGGCCTTCACTTTTAAAACTAAGGGACAAAATTCTGCAGCGAATGTATTTTCACGAAGTGACGTTGCATTTAGCTTATGCCAGGGGCCTTTTTTGCTAGCAGATTGTTATACTTCACCTAATAGATATatttgtatgtatgtgtatatttagCTTATGCCAGGGGCCTTTTTTGCTAGCAGATTGTTATACTTCACCTAATAGATATatttgtatgtatgtgtatcTCTGACTTTTATCTTACTACATGTGTTCAGTTATGTTCTCATATGGTAGGATGCTCTATAACTAATAGTTATACATTGAAGTATATGCCACCTGCTTTGACTATCTATTGTAATTAGTATGAAAAAGGCAAACATATACCTATTAGGGGATTTATGAGTGACTAAAAAGGGCCTCCTGATTTGAATACATTGAAGTTTATGAGTGACTAAAAAGGGCCTCCtgatttgaatatatgtttGGTAATTATTTTGACATCACATCCATCAGATAGGGGATTTGCATTATATGCTAGATTAGCCAACATAGAGTTGGAATGCAGGGAGAAGAACTTGTGACTGCAACTTTATGTTGGTTGAGGTGGTTAGAATATTTAATGCGAGCAGTGGGTGTGTTTTTTATAATGAATCAAATTTTGGCTTAAACCGTACATGCCTTAAGGCAAGTTCAATTGTGTGCTatcttttgttttatatatatatatatatatatatatatatatatatatattacagaacAAAAACCAAATTTCAACGCTCCAGTGGTGCTATCATCACTTTATGGTGCTAAATTTTAGCACTAGCTCCATCTATTTTAGCACAACTATTGGACATGCTCTTGTGTGTTGGGATCTTGATTATACTGATGCATCGACACATTTAATTTTCTATGCATAATCTATCTTGTCGGCTTAAATTGGAGttatatttggatttttattgttttagtgTATTGACTTGTTAATTTGTTTTCGATCTCTAACGGAAGTTAATAACTTGTTATACAATAATATCAAGTCATATGCATGGGAGCTAACCTTTCAGTTTCAGGTCAATACTGTTTGTTGTATAAATATAATGAGAATACTATAATCCTAAGTTGTATGCATGGAGGCTAATCTTTCAGGTGCAATATTCTTTGTTGTATAAATATCTGATGCAAGTTTCATGGTTTGTAGGTTCATACTGCGGCGACAACATTAGACAAAAACAATCTGATCAAGTATGACCGGAAAAGTGGATACTTTCAGGTCACTGACTTGGGCCGCATTGCTAGTTACTATTACATAACTCATGGGACGATCACTACCTACAATGAGCATTTGAAACCGACAATGGGAGATATTGAGCTTTGTCGGTTGTTCTCTCTCAGTGAAGAATTTAAATACGTAACTGTGAGACAAGATGAGAAGATGGAGTTGGCAAAACTTTTAGACCGCGTTCCCATTCCCATAAAGGAAAGCCTTGAAGAACCTAGTGCCAAGATT
Protein-coding regions in this window:
- the LOC108199450 gene encoding DExH-box ATP-dependent RNA helicase DExH12, yielding MANLGGGAEAHARFKQYEYRANSSLVLTTDSRPRDTHEPTGEPESLYGKIDPKSFGDRAFRGKPAELEEKMKKAKKKKEREPLDAEAVPRQSKRRRLQEESVLTTTDEGVYQPKTKETRAAYEAMLSVIQQQLGGQPLNIVSGAADEILAVLKNDTFKNVDKKKEIEKLLNEIPNAMFDQLVSIGRLITDYQDGGGDAAGTGGAADGDDALDDDVGVAVEFEENEEEEEESDLDMVQDDEDDEDDLADGHGSGAMQMGGGIDDDEGMEANEGMTLNVQDIDAYWLQRKISQAYEQQIDPQQSQKLAEEVLKILAEGDDREVETKLLVHLQFDKFNLIKYLLKNRMKIVWCTRLARAEDQEERKKIEEEMTQLGPDLAAILEQLHATRATAKERQKNLEKSIREEARRLKDESGGDVDRGRRGISDRDADGGWLNGQRQLLDLESLAFNQGGLLMANKKCELPLGSYRNHNKGYEEVHVPALKPKPLAEGEKLIKISEMPDWARPAFEGMSQLNRVQSKVYDTALFSAENLLLCAPTGAGKTNVAMLTILQQIALNRNADGSFNHSNYKIVYVAPMKALVAEVVGNLSNRLKQYDVNVKELSGDQTLTRQQIEETQIIVTTPEKWDIVTRKSGDRTYTQLVKLLIIDEIHLLHDNRGPVLESIVARTVRQIETTKEHIRLVGLSATLPNYEDVALFLRVDLKRGLFHFDNSYRPCPLAQQYIGITVKKPLQRFQLMNDVCYEKVIGVAGKHQVLIFVHSRKETAKTARAIRDSALTNDTVSRFLKEESATREILREHTELVKSSDLKDLFPYGFAIHHAGMNRGDRQLVEELFADGHVQVLVSTATLAWGVNLPAHTVIIKGTQVYNPEKGAWTELSPLDVMQMLGRAGRPQYDTYGEGIIITGHSELQYYLSLMNQQLPIESQFVSKLADQLNAEIVLGTVQNAKEACNWLSYTYLYVRMLRNPTLYGLAPDALSKDLLLEERRADLVHTAATTLDKNNLIKYDRKSGYFQVTDLGRIASYYYITHGTITTYNEHLKPTMGDIELCRLFSLSEEFKYVTVRQDEKMELAKLLDRVPIPIKESLEEPSAKINVLLQAYISQLKLEGLSLTSDMVYITQSAGRLMRALFEIVLKRGWAQLTEKALNLCKTVNKRMWSVQTPLRQFHGFPNEILMKMEKKDLAWERYYDLSSHELGELIRQRNMGKMLHRCIHQFPKLVLAAHVQPITRTILKVELTITPDFLWEDKFHGYVEPFWVFVEDNDGEHILHHEYFLLKKQYVDEDHTLSFTVPIYEPLPPQYFIRVVSDKWIGSQTVLPVSFRHLILPEKYPPPTELLDLQPLPVTALRNPSYESLYQEFKHFNPVQTQVFTVLYNTDDNVLVAAPTGSGKTICAEFAIMRNHQKGPDNVMRAVYIAPVEALAKERYNDWKKKFGEGLGMRVVELTGETAVDLKLLEKGQVIVSTPDKWDALSRRWKQRKQIQQVSLFVVDELHLIGGQGGPILEVIVSRMRYIASQVENKIRIVALSTSLANAKDLGEWIGATSHGLFNFPPGVRPVPLEIHIQGVDIANFEARMQAMTKPTYTAIVQHAKNGKPAIVYVPTRKHARLTAVDLMTYSSIEGGENPMFILQSVTELEPFVDRIKEPMLRETLQYGVGYLHEGLSPTDQDIVRTLFETGWIQVCVMTSSMCWGVPLRAHLVIIMGTQYYDGRENAHSDYQVTDILQMMGQASRPLVDNAGKCVIFCHAPRKEYYKKFLYEAFPVESHLHHFLHDNLNAEVVVQVITSKQDAVDYLTWTFMYRRLTQNPNYYNLQGVSQRHLSDHLSELVENTLSDLETSKCVAIEDDLYLSPLNLGMIASYYYISYTTIERFSSSLTVKTKLKGLLEILASASEYEELPIRPGEEELIRRLINHQRFSFDNPKCTDPHVKANALLQAHFSRQHVGGNLAADQKEVLLSASRLLQAMVDVISSNGWLSLALLAMEVSQMVTQGMWERDSMLLQIPYFTKELAKRCQENPGGSIETVFDLVEMDDDQRQKLLDMSDAQLIEIAKFCNRFPNIDLTYDILDKEDIRAGEEISLQVTLERDLEGRSEVGHVDAPRYPKAKEEGWWLVVGDTKSNQLLAIKRVPLQRKSKVKLDFVAPAETGSKSYTLYFMCDSYMGCDQEYIFSIDVKDAGDPEDNMRE